Proteins from a single region of Apium graveolens cultivar Ventura chromosome 7, ASM990537v1, whole genome shotgun sequence:
- the LOC141673190 gene encoding uncharacterized protein LOC141673190 — MEVRLDRAMTNLEWLKMFPMAKLYNLEGSSSDHSPILLILHISPSLNTQFQFKFENAWMTEPMCKVIVRDGWTSAEDSNILQKIKMCSQNLAIWGKEITGNFSGKIKACKAEMKQFRGRRDDMSMKRYREAKMELTKILHQREIF, encoded by the coding sequence ATGGAGGTCCGTTTAGATAGGGCCATGACAAATTTGGAATGGTTAAAGATGTTCCCTATGGCGAAACTCTATAACCTGGAAGGTTCTTCCAGTGATCATAGTCCTATTTTGTTAATTCTGCATATTAGTCCAAGTCTCAATACTCAGTTTCAGTTTAAATTTGAAAATGCATGGATGACTGAGCCGATGTGTAAAGTAATTGTTAGAGATGGCTGGACAAGCGCAGAGGATAGTAATATTTTGCAGAAAATTAAAATGTGCAGTCAGAATTTAGCAATATGGGGAAAGGAAATAACTGGAAATTTTAGTGGAAAAATCAAGGCGTGCAAGGCAGAAATGAAACAGTTTAGAGGGCGGAGAGATGATATGTCCATGAAAAGATACAGAGAAGCCAAAATGGAGCTTACAAAAATCTTACATCAAAGGGAAATATTTTGA
- the LOC141673191 gene encoding uncharacterized protein LOC141673191, with translation MGRDIVTLVSNFFSSGMILEELNRKNVVMIPKKKCPVEVGDLRPISLCNVLAKIVIKVIANRLKRVLDQVGEETMEHILCKCDFANQCWQRIIPQVLCNDDNSIFQWWEKVLEVCDNEKRAEVDNLLIVVES, from the exons ATGGGTCGAGATATAGTGACTCTGGTGAGCAATTTTTTTAGTAGTGGTATGATTTTGGAGGAGTTAAATAGAAAAAATGTTGTTATGATTCCTAAGAAAAAATGCCCAGTGGAGGTTGGTGATTTAAGACCAATCTCGTTGTGTAACGTCTTAGCAAAAATTGTGATCAAGGTGATTGCGAATAGACTTAAAAGGGTACTTGATCAG GTTGGGGAGGAAACAATGGAGCATATATTGTGTAAATGTGATTTTGCAAATCAATGCTGGCAGCGAATTATACCCCAAGTATTGTGTAATGATGACAACTCTATTTTTCAATGGTGGGAAAAAGTTCTGGAAGTATGTGACAATGAGAAAAGAGCTGAAGTTGACAATTTATTGATCGTTGTGGAGAGTTAG
- the LOC141670762 gene encoding AP-4 complex subunit epsilon → MGSQGGFGQSKEFLDLIKSIGEARSKAEEDRIVLHEIETLKRRITEPDIPKRKMKEYIIRLVYIEMLGHDAAFGYIHAVKMTHDDSLLLKRTGYLAVTLFLNEDHDLIILIVNTIQKDLKSDNFLVVCAALNAVCRLINEETIPAVLPQVVELLGHSKEAVRKKAVMALHRFHQRSPSSVSHLVSNFRKRLCDNDPGVMGATLCPLFDLVSVDVSTYKDLVVSFVSILKQVAERRLPKAYDYHQMPAPFIQIKLLKILALLGNGDKQASGQMYTVVGDIMRKSDTTSNIGNAILYECICCVASIFPNTKLLEAAADAISKFLKSDSHNLKYMGIDALGRLIKISPDIAEQHQLAVIDCLEDPDDTLKRKTFELLYKMTKSSNVEVIVDRMIEYMININDNHYKTDIASRCVELAEQFAPSNHWFIQTMNKVFEHAGDLVNIKVAHNLMRLIAEGFGEDDDTADSQLRSSAVDSYLRIVGEPKLPSAFLQVICWVLGEYGTADGKYSASYITGKLCDVAEAHSSDDTVKAYAVTALMKIYSFEIAAGRQVDVLPECQSLIEDLSASSSTDLQQRAYELQAVIRLDAQALENILPLDASCEDIEVDKGLSFLNSYVQQSLENGAQPYIPESARSGVLNISNLRSHDQHETSGHALRFEAYELPKPAMPTITPASILPSTELVPVPEPSYMREIHQTPAVPSSSHSGSAELKLRLDGVQKKWGKPTYSSPVQSTSNSDSQKTNNGAAQPEASGSIKQKARDVSHDVKRQEVEVPSEKQRLAASLFGGAFKSEKRQPAAGNRGAPKANNNSTENSHITKGATSSEPTTVKTTPTQPPPDLLDFGESTVTSSAPSMDPFMQLEGLVDVTQDGSAVNSGSVASKASDFMSLYGEMSGSVPSNLVDPLSTDSIVVNTSSDLLNASNNFDHGASVVAQPPQSTNKGPNLKDALQKDALVRQMGVTPTNQNPNLFRDLLG, encoded by the exons ATGGGCTCCCAAGGCGGCTTTGGTCAATCCAAAGAGTTCCTCGACTTAATCAAATCAATCGGCGAAGCGCGATCCAAAGCCGAAGAAGATCGCATCGTTTTACACGAGATCGAAACGCTTAAACGTCGAATCACTGAGCCAGACATTCCCAAACGCAAGATGAAAGAGTATATAATTCGATTAGTGTATATCGAGATGTTAGGTCATGATGCCGCTTTCGGTTACATTCACGCCGTTAAAATGACTCATGATGACTCGTTGTTGTTGAAACGGACTGGCTATTTGGCTGTTACGTTGTTTTTGAATGAGGATCATGATTTGATTATTTTGATTGTTAATACGATTCAGAAGGATTTGAAATCGGATAATTTTTTGGTCGTGTGTGCGGCGTTGAATGCCGTTTGTAGGTTGATTAATGAGGAGACGATTCCGGCTGTGTTGCCACAGGTTGTGGAGTTGTTGGGACATAGTAAGGAGGCTGTGAGGAAAAAGGCTGTTATGGCTTTGCATAGGTTTCATCAGCGTTCTCCTTCTTCGGTTTCACATTTGGTTTCGAATTTCCGTAAG AGGCTATGTGATAATGATCCAGGGGTGATGGGTGCAACACTCTGTCCTCTTTTCGATCTTGTTTCAGTAGATGTTAGTACCTACAAGGATTTAGTTGTAAGCTTTGTCAGCATTCTTAAGCAAGTAGCTGAGCGTAGACTGCCAAAGGCTTATGATTATCATCAGATGCCAGCGCCATTCATTCAG ATCAAGTTGCTGAAGATCCTAGCACTTCTCGGTAATGGTGACAAGCAGGCCAGTGGACAGATGTATACTGTTGTTGGTGACATAATGAGGAAGTCTGATACAACAAGCAATATAGGGAATGCCATTTTATATGAATGCATCTGCTGTGTTGCCTCTATTTTTCCTAATACAAAGTTATTGGAAGCTGCAGCAGATGCAATTTCCAAGTTTCTAAAG AGTGACAGTCACAATCTGAAGTATATGGGTATTGATGCACTTGGTAGATTGATAAAAATAAGTCCAGACATTGCTGAACAGCACCAACTGGCTGTGATTGACTGCTTAGAG GACCCAGATGACACTTTAAAGCGAAAAACTTTTGAACTTTTGTATAAGATGACAAAGTCCTCTAATGTGGAAGTCATCGTGGATCGAATGATTGAATATATGATAAATATCAACGATAATCATTACAAAACAGACATAGCTTCCAGGTGTGTGGAACTTGCGGAGCAATTTGCACCAAGCAACCATTGGTTTATCCAG ACCATGAACAAAGTCTTTGAGCATGCCGGTGATTTGGTAAACATTAAGGTGGCACATAACTTGATGCGGTTGATTGCAGAAGGATTCGGAGAAGATGATGATACTGCTGACAGTCAGCTGAGATCATCTGCT GTAGACTCGTACTTGCGTATTGTTGGAGAGCCAAAACTCCCGTCAGCATTTCTCCAG GTCATATGCTGGGTATTGGGGGAATATGGAACCGCTGATGGAAAATATTCTGCTTCTTATATCACTGGAAAGCTATGTGATGTGGCAGAAGCACATTCAAGTGACGACACTGTCAAG GCATATGCAGTAACCGCGCTCATGAAGATATACTCCTTTGAGATAGCAGCTGGGAGACAAGTTGATGTGCTGCCAGAG TGCCAATCTTTGATCGAAGACTTATCTGCGTCGAGCTCAACGGATTTGCAACAACGCGCATATGAACTTCAAGCAGTCATTCGCTTGGATGCTCAAGCTCTTGAGAATATATTGCCACTAGATGCAAGCTGCGAAGACATTGAG GTAGATAAAGGTCTGTCATTCCTTAACAGTTATGTCCAGCAGTCCCTGGAGAATGGGGCTCAGCCCTATATTCCTGAAAGTGCACGCTCCGGGGTTCTAAATATTAGCAACCTTAGAAGCCATGACCAACATGAAACTTCAGGTCATGCTCTCAGGTTTGAGGCCTATGAACTTCCAAAGCCCGCCATGCCCACAATTACACCTGCTAGCATATTACCCTCGACTGAGCTTGTCCCAGTTCCCGAGCCATCTTATATGAGAGAGATACACCAAACTCCAGCAGTACCATCTAGTTCTCACAGTGGATCAGCAGAATTAAAGCTTCGACTTGATGGGGTTCAAAAGAAGTGGGGCAAGCCAACATATTCATCTCCGGTGCAATCCACCTCAAATTCTGATTCCCAGAAGACGAACAATGGGGCAGCTCAACCTGAGGCTTCAGGTAGTATAAAACAAAAGGCACGAGATGTATCTCATGATGTAAAAAGACAGGAAGTTGAAGTACCCTCGGAAAAGCAAAGACTCGCTGCTTCATTGTTTGGCGGTGCTTTCAAGTCTGAGAAGAGACAACCTGCTGCTGGCAACAGGGGGGCTCCAAAGGCAAACAACAATTCAACAGAAAATTCTCACATAACCAAGGGAGCAACTTCATCTGAACCTACTACGGTGAAGACCACTCCGACTCAACCTCCTCCAGACTTGTTGGACTTCGGAGAATCAACTGTAACAAGTAGTGCCCCATCCATGGATCCGTTCATGCAGTTGGAAGGTTTAGTTGACGTAACACAAGATGGTTCAGCTGTGAATTCTGGTTCAGTTGCTAGCAAAGCATCTGATTTTATGTCGCTTTACGGTGAGATGTCTGGCAGTGTGCCGAGTAATCTAGTTGATCCTCTTTCAACTGATAGTATTGTTGTTAATACGAGCTCAGATCTGTTAAATGCAAGCAACAATTTTGACCATGGTGCATCTGTAGTTGCACAGCCGCCTCAATCAACAAATAAAGGTCCAAATCTCAAAGACGCTTTACAAAAGGATGCTCTTGTGAGGCAAATGGGCGTGACCCCAACAAATCAGAATCCCAACTTATTCAGAGACTTGCTTGGCTAA
- the LOC141671268 gene encoding uncharacterized protein LOC141671268 isoform X1, which produces MPKPALGPQRRTNAIIWFAAIVCAVVAVAVIAIGLFVIISYLVIHPTTPTVSVSYANLDRFDYNQLGILDVQVSLVIKAKNDNVKNHAEFYGLVLALNFHGLPVAKLVNAPFNVKKNDSREFVYVVKSDQIPLRSVYRDYVQSSLAKKEVSFEMKGKVKTRWRVWVAGSVKFSLNMDCDLQFFVPNGSFTYRSPCSSKSS; this is translated from the coding sequence ATGCCTAAACCTGCACTAGGCCCTCAACGTCGCACCAATGCCATAATCTGGTTTGCTGCCATAGTCTGTGCCGTAGTTGCTGTTGCAGTGATCGCCATCGGTCTCTTTGTGATCATAAGTTACCTGGTAATCCATCCGACAACTCCTACAGTCAGCGTCTCATATGCCAATTTAGACAGGTTTGATTATAATCAGCTTGGGATTCTTGATGTGCAGGTGAGTTTAGTTATCAAGGCCAAGAATGACAATGTCAAGAATCATGCAGAGTTTTACGGATTAGTGTTGGCACTCAACTTCCACGGCTTACCAGTAGCAAAGCTCGTGAATGCCCCGTTCAATGTGAAGAAGAACGATTCCCGGGAGTTTGTCTATGTAGTAAAGTCAGACCAAATTCCGTTAAGGAGTGTGTATCGAGACTACGTGCAATCATCGTTGGCAAAAAAAGAGGTGTCGTTCGAGATGAAGGGAAAAGTGAAGACCAGGTGGAGAGTGTGGGTTGCTGGTTCTGTCAAATTTTCATTGAACATGGATTGTGATCTTCAGTTCTTCGTGCCGAACGGAAGCTTCACTTACCGATCACCTTGTAGCTCCAAGTCTTCATAA
- the LOC141671268 gene encoding uncharacterized protein LOC141671268 isoform X2 produces MPKPALGPQRRTNAIIWFAAIVCAVVAVAVIAIGLFVIISYLVSLVIKAKNDNVKNHAEFYGLVLALNFHGLPVAKLVNAPFNVKKNDSREFVYVVKSDQIPLRSVYRDYVQSSLAKKEVSFEMKGKVKTRWRVWVAGSVKFSLNMDCDLQFFVPNGSFTYRSPCSSKSS; encoded by the exons ATGCCTAAACCTGCACTAGGCCCTCAACGTCGCACCAATGCCATAATCTGGTTTGCTGCCATAGTCTGTGCCGTAGTTGCTGTTGCAGTGATCGCCATCGGTCTCTTTGTGATCATAAGTTACCTG GTGAGTTTAGTTATCAAGGCCAAGAATGACAATGTCAAGAATCATGCAGAGTTTTACGGATTAGTGTTGGCACTCAACTTCCACGGCTTACCAGTAGCAAAGCTCGTGAATGCCCCGTTCAATGTGAAGAAGAACGATTCCCGGGAGTTTGTCTATGTAGTAAAGTCAGACCAAATTCCGTTAAGGAGTGTGTATCGAGACTACGTGCAATCATCGTTGGCAAAAAAAGAGGTGTCGTTCGAGATGAAGGGAAAAGTGAAGACCAGGTGGAGAGTGTGGGTTGCTGGTTCTGTCAAATTTTCATTGAACATGGATTGTGATCTTCAGTTCTTCGTGCCGAACGGAAGCTTCACTTACCGATCACCTTGTAGCTCCAAGTCTTCATAA
- the LOC141671266 gene encoding uncharacterized protein LOC141671266 isoform X1: MSHTGMAEIPYTYPSVTVPLSTGTMKQAAIVKQPEVKKLVYPSYLDARDVSPRARVLCEVLANSTLQELDAALNTTGLQPSSELVEEVLKLSYGSPSAAVKFFRWAGLASKHSSFSWNLMVDLLGKNGMFEPMWDAVRSMKQESLLSVATFVSIFGSYCVAGRFNEAVMTFDVMERYGVHPDIVAVNSLLSAICREDNQTVKALEFFEKIKGKIPPDGDTFAILLEGWEKEGDVIRAKKTFGEMVIKVGWSQQYMSAYDAFLNTLIRGSQADEVITFLQVMKSKTCLPGLKFFTNALDILVKNNDSAHAISLWGIMVGSGLVPNVIMYNAMIGLLCNHDAIADAFRLLDEMVFHGAFPESLTYNMIFQSLIRKKKVPEAGRFFFEMIKNECPPTPSNCADAITMFFHNDDPETGVDIWEYMVKDHILPFDDSSNALLIGLCDLGRLTEMRRFADKILDKRIKIYESTMAKLKVAFYREGRSTRELYEDLERKWKSSLAA; this comes from the exons ATGTCACACACT GGAATGGCGGAAATTCCGTACACGTATCCGTCTGTGACGGTCCCGTTATCGACTGGTACGAtgaagcaagctgctatagtgAAGCAGCCGGAGGTGAAGAAACTGGTTTATCCTTCGTATTTGGATGCACGAGATGTGTCTCCAAGAGCTAGGGTTTTGTGTGAGGTTTTAGCGAATTCGACGCTTCAGGAGCTTGATGCGGCTTTGAATACTACTGGACTTCAGCCTTCTTCGGAGCTCGTAGAGGAGGTTTTGAAGTTGTCGTATGGGAGTCCGTCTGCTGCCGTGAAGTTTTTTAGGTGGGCGGGGTTGGCGAGTAAGCATTCGTCGTTTTCGTGGAACTTGATGGTGGATTTGCTTGGGAAGAATGGGATGTTTGAGCCAATGTGGGATGCTGTTCGCTCGATGAAGCAGGAGAGTTTGCTATCAGTGGCTACGTTTGTGTCGATTTTTGGGAGTTATTGTGTGGCTGGGAGGTTTAATGAAGCTGTCATGACTTTTGATGTCATGGAAAGGTATGGAGTTCACCCTGATATTGTTGCTGTTAATTCTTTGTTAAGTGCCATTTGTAGAGAAGATAATCAAACTGTGAAAGCGCTTGAGTTTTTTGAGAAGATTAAGGGAAAGATCCCCCCCGACGGGGATACTTTTGCTATTTTGTTGGAAGGGTGGGAGAAGGAAGGTGATGTGATAAGGGCGAAGAAAACTTTTGGAGAAATGGTGATTAAAGTGGGCTGGAGCCAGCAATACATGTCGGCTTATGACGCGTTCTTGAATACACTTATTCGTGGATCACAGGCAGATGAAGTAATCACATTTCTTCAAGTTATGAAGAGTAAGACTTGCTTACCAGGTTTGAAATTTTTCACTAATGCTCTTGATATCCTAGTTAAGAATAATGATTCTGCTCATGCTATCTCATTGTGGGGTATAATGGTGGGTAGTGGATTAGTGCCAAATGTGATCATGTACAATGCTATGATTGGTCTGCTATGCAATCACGATGCCATTGCTGATGCATTTCGTTTATTGGATGAGATGGTCTTTCATGGAGCTTTTCCTGAGTCTTTAACCTATAACATGATTTTTCAAAGCTTAATAAGGAAGAAAAAAGTTCCCGAGGCAGGCAGATTTTTCTTTGAGATGATTAAGAACGAATGTCCGCCAACTCCTTCAAATTGCGCTGATGCTATCACAATGTTTTTTCATAATGATGACCCGGAGACGGGTGTTGACATTTGGGAATATATGGTCAAGGACCATATTTTGCCTTTTGATGATAGTTCAAATGCATTACTTATCGGGCTCTGTGACCTGGGCAGGCTCACAGAGATGAGGAGGTTTGCGGACAAGATTCTTGATAAACGAATTAAGATTTATGAGTCAACAATGGCGAAGTTGAAGGTTGCTTTCTATCGAGAAGGAAGAAGCACACGCGAATTATACGAGGATCTGGAAAGAAAATGGAAATCTTCACTGGCTGCATAA
- the LOC141671266 gene encoding uncharacterized protein LOC141671266 isoform X2: MQGMAEIPYTYPSVTVPLSTGTMKQAAIVKQPEVKKLVYPSYLDARDVSPRARVLCEVLANSTLQELDAALNTTGLQPSSELVEEVLKLSYGSPSAAVKFFRWAGLASKHSSFSWNLMVDLLGKNGMFEPMWDAVRSMKQESLLSVATFVSIFGSYCVAGRFNEAVMTFDVMERYGVHPDIVAVNSLLSAICREDNQTVKALEFFEKIKGKIPPDGDTFAILLEGWEKEGDVIRAKKTFGEMVIKVGWSQQYMSAYDAFLNTLIRGSQADEVITFLQVMKSKTCLPGLKFFTNALDILVKNNDSAHAISLWGIMVGSGLVPNVIMYNAMIGLLCNHDAIADAFRLLDEMVFHGAFPESLTYNMIFQSLIRKKKVPEAGRFFFEMIKNECPPTPSNCADAITMFFHNDDPETGVDIWEYMVKDHILPFDDSSNALLIGLCDLGRLTEMRRFADKILDKRIKIYESTMAKLKVAFYREGRSTRELYEDLERKWKSSLAA; encoded by the coding sequence ATGCAGGGAATGGCGGAAATTCCGTACACGTATCCGTCTGTGACGGTCCCGTTATCGACTGGTACGAtgaagcaagctgctatagtgAAGCAGCCGGAGGTGAAGAAACTGGTTTATCCTTCGTATTTGGATGCACGAGATGTGTCTCCAAGAGCTAGGGTTTTGTGTGAGGTTTTAGCGAATTCGACGCTTCAGGAGCTTGATGCGGCTTTGAATACTACTGGACTTCAGCCTTCTTCGGAGCTCGTAGAGGAGGTTTTGAAGTTGTCGTATGGGAGTCCGTCTGCTGCCGTGAAGTTTTTTAGGTGGGCGGGGTTGGCGAGTAAGCATTCGTCGTTTTCGTGGAACTTGATGGTGGATTTGCTTGGGAAGAATGGGATGTTTGAGCCAATGTGGGATGCTGTTCGCTCGATGAAGCAGGAGAGTTTGCTATCAGTGGCTACGTTTGTGTCGATTTTTGGGAGTTATTGTGTGGCTGGGAGGTTTAATGAAGCTGTCATGACTTTTGATGTCATGGAAAGGTATGGAGTTCACCCTGATATTGTTGCTGTTAATTCTTTGTTAAGTGCCATTTGTAGAGAAGATAATCAAACTGTGAAAGCGCTTGAGTTTTTTGAGAAGATTAAGGGAAAGATCCCCCCCGACGGGGATACTTTTGCTATTTTGTTGGAAGGGTGGGAGAAGGAAGGTGATGTGATAAGGGCGAAGAAAACTTTTGGAGAAATGGTGATTAAAGTGGGCTGGAGCCAGCAATACATGTCGGCTTATGACGCGTTCTTGAATACACTTATTCGTGGATCACAGGCAGATGAAGTAATCACATTTCTTCAAGTTATGAAGAGTAAGACTTGCTTACCAGGTTTGAAATTTTTCACTAATGCTCTTGATATCCTAGTTAAGAATAATGATTCTGCTCATGCTATCTCATTGTGGGGTATAATGGTGGGTAGTGGATTAGTGCCAAATGTGATCATGTACAATGCTATGATTGGTCTGCTATGCAATCACGATGCCATTGCTGATGCATTTCGTTTATTGGATGAGATGGTCTTTCATGGAGCTTTTCCTGAGTCTTTAACCTATAACATGATTTTTCAAAGCTTAATAAGGAAGAAAAAAGTTCCCGAGGCAGGCAGATTTTTCTTTGAGATGATTAAGAACGAATGTCCGCCAACTCCTTCAAATTGCGCTGATGCTATCACAATGTTTTTTCATAATGATGACCCGGAGACGGGTGTTGACATTTGGGAATATATGGTCAAGGACCATATTTTGCCTTTTGATGATAGTTCAAATGCATTACTTATCGGGCTCTGTGACCTGGGCAGGCTCACAGAGATGAGGAGGTTTGCGGACAAGATTCTTGATAAACGAATTAAGATTTATGAGTCAACAATGGCGAAGTTGAAGGTTGCTTTCTATCGAGAAGGAAGAAGCACACGCGAATTATACGAGGATCTGGAAAGAAAATGGAAATCTTCACTGGCTGCATAA